A genome region from Platichthys flesus chromosome 12, fPlaFle2.1, whole genome shotgun sequence includes the following:
- the ndnfl gene encoding protein NDNF: protein MALMSVSWCVGAALALLCGSSWPQVHAALAPENEVPLRPTTWLPEGKLTSITLPKGRTRRLYFTLKKKAPAMAVTVSPCDRPIEWSLAARTLKDKPLKSLQWSSKKSTPEVWWRGPGTEEKLHSFTGNAVDTYRGASNAHASIYILRLRSKQHNTRATVSLHEGLGPSGTFPLLPADPQVRTLGVGMTSVTLSWAPSASITGLPQTQKGYDYCVLVNSEQNYPSLCAAEESRRKEKDQKKEKTEKKRRVTAWPILKEWWWQQWDTYPETQSPTSDEFPDLQCVCQGTESVCTVSELLPETQYYFDVFVMDRLNGTSMAYKGTLARTHEEARPTITALREGELRWVTFPNRGSNSEQFFNFRPRGWQQSGLLTLQSCGVGEKVKVTVSSKGQVLTSQGVGGELVHIWLQGSPSYLIHLKREGTPSSSPSTELDLPAGLMASVKMQTSSAYHRKGVPSLPSTLQIKSFNRLRGCNSVTLAWMGTEERSLYCVYRRMLGNSDAEAGGASALTAPCLGPESRSDTERVLCKYFQELNPRRAVTTAVIGGLEPGMAYVFDVYLMRRWGIPIKYASKTVKTRKEC from the exons ATGGCACTGATGTCCGTGTCCTGGTGTGTCGGTGCAGCGTTGGCTCTGCTCTGTGGCTCGTCGTGGCCCCAGGTGCACGCAGCTCTGGCCCCTGAGAACGAGGTACCACTTCGCCCCACCACATGGTTACCAGAGGGGAAGCTCACCTCCATCACTCTCCCCAAAGGACGAACTCGCAG GCTGTACTTCACGCTGAAGAAGAAGGCCCCGGCGATGGCGGTGACCGTCAGCCCCTGCGACCGCCCCATCGAGTGGAGCCTGGCCGCCCGCACCCTGAAGGACAAGCCGCTCAAGAGCCTGCAGT GGAGCAGCAAAAAGAGCACGCCCGAGGTGTGGTGGAGAGGTCCTGGCACTGAGGAGAAGCTCCACAGCTTCACTGGCAATGCGGTGGACACCTACAGAGGAGCTTCAAATGCCCACGCTTCCATCTACATTTTGAGGCTGCGCTCCAAACAGCACAACACTAGAGCCACAGTTTCCCTCCACGAGGGCCTGGGGCCCTCAGGGACCTTCCCTCTGCTCCCGGCCGACCCTCAAGTCCGCACGTTGGGTGTAGGCATGACCAGTGTCACCCTCAGCTGGGCGCCCAGTGCCTCCATTACCGGCCTCCCCCAAACCCAGAAGGGTTATGATTACTGTGTCCTCGTCAACTCTGAGCAGAACTACCCCAGCCTATGTGCGGctgaggagagcaggaggaaggagaaagaccagaaaaaggagaagacggagaagaagaggagagtgaCAGCGTGGCCGATTCTGAAAGAGTGGTGGTGGCAGCAGTGGGACACGTATCCTGAAACCCAGAGTCCCACTTCTGACGAGTTCCCTgatctccagtgtgtgtgtcagggcacagagagtgtgtgcaccGTCTCCGAGCTCCTGCCTGAGACCCAGTACTACTTTGACGTCTTTGTGATGGACAGGCTGAACGGCACCAGCATGGCGTACAAGGGGACGTTGGCTCGGACACACGAGGAGGCTCGGCCAACCATCACTGCGCTGAGAGAGGGGGAGCTGAGGTGGGTGACCTTCCCCAACCGAGGCTCTAACTCAGAGCAGTTCTTCAACTTCCGTCCTCGGGGTTGGCAGCAGAGCGGTCTCCTGACGTTGCAGAGCTGCGGTGTGGGTGAGAAGGTCAAGGTCACCGTGTCCAGTAAAGGTCAGGTTTTGACCTCCCAGGGTGTGGGGGGAGAGTTAGTGCACATTTGGCTGCAAGGAAGTCCCTCGTACCTCATCCACTTAAAGAGAGAAGGAACCCCGAGCAGTTCTCCTTCTACAGAACTAGATCTACCAGCAGGTCTGATGGCTTCGGTGAAGATGCAGACCTCCTCAGCGTACCACCGCAAAGGGGTCCCATCTCTACCCTCCACCTTGCAGATCAAATCCTTCAACCGGTTGCGTGGTTGCAACAGTGTCACGCTGGCCTGGATGGGCACTGAGGAAAGAAGCCTGTACTGTGTGTACCGCCGGATGCTGGGAAACAGTGACGCTGAGGCCGGGGGAGCATCGGCTTTAACTGCGCCCTGTCTGGGGCCAGAGTCCCGCTCTGACACCGAGAGGGTTCTCTGCAAGTATTTCCAGGAGCTGAATCCTCGGCGGGCCGTGACTACGGCTGTGATCGGGGGCCTGGAGCCAGGGATGGCCTATGTGTTTGATGTCTATCTAATGAGACGCTGGGGGATCCCTATCAAGTATGCCAGCAAGACGGTGAAGACCAGGAAGGAGTGCTGA
- the dnajc9 gene encoding dnaJ homolog subfamily C member 9, with the protein MGLLERCLELFNTSSLYEVLGSDKQASEADIRRSYYKVSLKVHPDRAPEDPQATEKFQVLGKLYAVLSDKEQRAVYDEQGLVDEESDALSQDRCWEDYWRVLFPKITVNDILDFEKKYKGSDEERQDLIKLYVQHEGEMNTIMASALCCSQEDEPRLCSIIQAAIDKEEVPAFPAFTQESVKKKRARRKRSDREREEAEEAQKELGLGDDDDSLVMMLKQKQKSREQNYNSFLSDLEAKYSKKSGKSPRGGRGKK; encoded by the exons ATGGGTTTACTCGAGCGCTGCCTGGAACTGTTCAACACCTCCAGCCTGTACGAGGTGCTGGGCTCCGACAAGCAGGCGAGTGAGGCCGACATCCGGAGGAGCTACTACAAAGTGTCGCTGAAGGTTCACCCGGACCGAGCTCCCGAAGACCCGCAGGCCACCGAGAAGTTCCAG gtGCTGGGGAAGCTGTACGCTGTGCTGAGCGATAAGGAGCAGAGGGCTGTCTACGATGAGCAGGGGCTGGTGGACGAGGAGTCTGACGCCCTGAGTCAAGACCGCTGCTGGGAGGACTACTGGAGAGTGCTCTTCCCTAAG ATCACTGTGAATGACATCCTGGATTTCGAGAAGAAATATAAGGGCTCGGACGAGGAGAGGCAGGACTTGATCAAGCTGTACGTGCAGCACGAGGGAGAGATGAACACCATCATGGCCTCGGCTCTGTGCTGCTCCCAGGAAGACGAGCCCAGGCTCTGCAGCATCATCCAGGCGGCCATCGACAAGGAAGAGGTCCCAGCGTTCCCAGCCTTTACTCAGGAGAGTGTCAAGAAGAAGAGGGCGCGTAGGAAGAGG TCTGACAGAGAGcgagaagaagcagaggaagcgCAGAAAGAGTTGGGGCTCGGTGATGATGACGATAGTCTTGTGATGATGCTCAAG caaAAACAGAAGTCCAGAGAACAGAATTACAACAGTTTCCTGTCAGACCTGGAGGCAAAGTACTCGAAAAAAAGTGGGAAATCTccaagaggagggagagggaaaaagTGA
- the fam149b1 gene encoding protein FAM149B1 isoform X2 yields the protein MISRYNRRPVSHKLEIRGLSRSSLDHHPLPEGADDNQTPPRYLHDLQEAVSTHNSSGTSAASGHSDCPTVLSVDSNQSWSGFHSSTGTGVSTERSSVFSWGYDEFDKAASRQVLQMFEEIDKELYEGRGSGGGILQGLQDECQQWATRFPHLRILGTQVVHPSDEGFQWYSTSEKDIPSSSSPSAGKESSVKSQDKDKSGTELNVQGRRAALTSSSSTELDVAPGSSSGSSSQFKPRVIEVEGLMEEYLAFDSRDMEDEWEQDCSESGGRHHCLPPVSPYRCRHQAVLDLLFDDMWQQLVGWMKELVQRHWECCTSNDENICGNLSPVQQDSLNPFLLLSTLPTLLPKLGQSRVPPLTAGLQFQAGRVPVGAVATQHNLNDLIVIHSIPLQQRNLGALERNQEVEDQASHRPGSSAIPSNKPRPRRILEQSSSSLSRPAQSARRRNPHPRTLLPLVPSLSQSCTAGSMDEVIRGTRLTTASDRLTSPLLPLSRNTLLPPISTGDPDSSHSGLQSKPAQHQKGTSSRAHSAINDEAGSSMPRDRHHLLDVFSRPNTTHTYRSDTPYRRSFTVLDNIGQGRTGRASVATDSLGIGVTGVSLGISSSSFLDSFSHHHMGHSPIKDEEEPDPQAPVPAPLVPLSVPPRSYTRGGLSSRASRHGL from the exons ATGATTTCCCGATACAACAGAAGACCCGTGTCGCACAAACTCGAGAT TCGTGGGCTCTCTCGAAGCAGCCTTGACCACCACCCACTCCCAGAGGGAGCAGACGATAACCAAACCCCTCCACGATACCTCCATGACCTCCAGGAAGCAGTTTCCACTCACAACAG CTCAGGGACGTCTGCTGCCTCAGGGCACTCCGACTGTCCCACCGTGCTCTCCGTCGACTCAAACCAGTCCTGGTCGGGTTTCCACAGCTCCACTGGCACTGGTGTTTCCACAGAAAGGAGCTCTGTCTTCTCTTGGGGCTACGAT GAGTTCGACAAGGCGGCGTCACGACAAGTGCTGCAAATGTTTGAGGAGATCGACAAAGAGCTGTATGAGGGGAGAGGCAGTGGCGGCGGGATACTCCAGGGGCTGCAGGATGAATGCCAGCAGTGGGCCACACGTTTCCCACATCTCCG GATCCTCGGGACTCAGGTGGTGCATCCCAGTGATGAGGGCTTCCAGTGGTACTCTACTTCAGAGAAAGACAtcccctccagcagcagcccaTCAGCGGGCAAAGAGAGCAGTGTGAAGTCACAGGACAAAGATAAGAGTGGTACAGA GTTGAACGTGCAGGGCAGGAGAGCGGCACTGACCTCGTCCTCCTCAACCGAGTTGGATGTGGCTCCCGGCAGCTCCAGTGGCTCCAGCAGTCAGTTCAAGCCGAGGGTGATCGAAGTGGAGGGTCTGATGGAGGAATATCTGGCTTTCGATAGCAGGGACAT GGAAGACGAGTGGGAGCAGGATTGTTCAGAGTCGGGGGGGAGGCATCACTGTCTGCCCCCCGTCTCGCCGTACCGGTGTCGCCACCAAGCTGTTCTCGACCTGCTGTTTGATGACATGTGGCAGCAGCTGGTTGGCTGGATGAAAGAGCTCGTTCAACGCCACTGGGAATGCTGCACCTCAA ACGATGAGAACATTTGCGGCAACTTGAGCCCCGTGCAGCAAGACTCCCTGAACcccttcctgctgctctccacgCTGCCCACGCTGCTGCCCAAGCTCGGTCAGAGCAGGGTGCCCCCGCTCACAGCTGGACTGCAGTTCCAG GCTGGACGGGTTCCAGTTGGAGCAGTGGCGACCCAGCACAACCTGAACGACCTCATCGTGATCCACAGCATCCccctgcagcagaggaacctgGGTGCGCTGGAAAGAAACCA GGAGGTAGAGGATCAGGCCTCCCACAGACCGGGCTCCAGCGCGATCCCCTCCAACAAACCTCGCCCTCGCCGAATCCTGGAGCAGAGCTCTTCCTCGCTGTCCCGCCCGGCACAGTCAGCTCGGCGCCGAAACCCTCACCCCCGGACTCTCCTGCCGCTGGTCCCCAGTCTGAGTCAGTCCTGCACAGCGGGATCCATGGATGAGGTCATCCGTGGGACACGTCT AACCACAGCCAGTGACCGGCTGACGTCTCCACTGTTGCCTCTGAGCAGAAACACTCTCCTTCCCCCCATCAGCACCGGAGACCCAGATTCATCTCACTCAGGGCTGCAGTCCAAACCGGCACAG CATCAGAAAGGCACATCCAGCCGCGCACACAGTGCGATAAATGACGAAGCAGGCAGTTCAATGCCGAGGGATCGTCACCACCTATTGGACGTCTTCTCTCGCCCCAACACTACTCACACATACAGG TCGGACACTCCGTACCGTCGCTCCTTCACCGTGTTAGACAACATCGGGCAGGGGCGGACAGGCAGAGCCTCAGTGGCCACAG ATTCTCTTGGAATTGGCGTGACCGGCGTCAGTCTTGgcatcagcagctcctctttcctGGACTCGTTTTCCCACCATCACATGGGGCACTCGCCCATCAAAGATGAAGAGGAGCCAGACCCACAAGCCCCTGTCCCAG CGCCACTGGTGCCTTTGTCAGTCCCACCTCGGTCGTACACCCGGGGAGGCCTCTCATCCAGAGCCAGCAGACATGGCTTGTAG
- the fam149b1 gene encoding protein FAM149B1 isoform X1, which produces MISRYNRRPVSHKLEIRGLSRSSLDHHPLPEGADDNQTPPRYLHDLQEAVSTHNSSGTSAASGHSDCPTVLSVDSNQSWSGFHSSTGTGVSTERSSVFSWGYDEFDKAASRQVLQMFEEIDKELYEGRGSGGGILQGLQDECQQWATRFPHLRILGTQVVHPSDEGFQWYSTSEKDIPSSSSPSAGKESSVKSQDKDKSGTELNVQGRRAALTSSSSTELDVAPGSSSGSSSQFKPRVIEVEGLMEEYLAFDSRDMEDEWEQDCSESGGRHHCLPPVSPYRCRHQAVLDLLFDDMWQQLVGWMKELVQRHWECCTSNDENICGNLSPVQQDSLNPFLLLSTLPTLLPKLGQSRVPPLTAGLQFQNTKSRGTKQKSRRKTKKQKRPSAAGRVPVGAVATQHNLNDLIVIHSIPLQQRNLGALERNQEVEDQASHRPGSSAIPSNKPRPRRILEQSSSSLSRPAQSARRRNPHPRTLLPLVPSLSQSCTAGSMDEVIRGTRLTTASDRLTSPLLPLSRNTLLPPISTGDPDSSHSGLQSKPAQHQKGTSSRAHSAINDEAGSSMPRDRHHLLDVFSRPNTTHTYRSDTPYRRSFTVLDNIGQGRTGRASVATDSLGIGVTGVSLGISSSSFLDSFSHHHMGHSPIKDEEEPDPQAPVPAPLVPLSVPPRSYTRGGLSSRASRHGL; this is translated from the exons ATGATTTCCCGATACAACAGAAGACCCGTGTCGCACAAACTCGAGAT TCGTGGGCTCTCTCGAAGCAGCCTTGACCACCACCCACTCCCAGAGGGAGCAGACGATAACCAAACCCCTCCACGATACCTCCATGACCTCCAGGAAGCAGTTTCCACTCACAACAG CTCAGGGACGTCTGCTGCCTCAGGGCACTCCGACTGTCCCACCGTGCTCTCCGTCGACTCAAACCAGTCCTGGTCGGGTTTCCACAGCTCCACTGGCACTGGTGTTTCCACAGAAAGGAGCTCTGTCTTCTCTTGGGGCTACGAT GAGTTCGACAAGGCGGCGTCACGACAAGTGCTGCAAATGTTTGAGGAGATCGACAAAGAGCTGTATGAGGGGAGAGGCAGTGGCGGCGGGATACTCCAGGGGCTGCAGGATGAATGCCAGCAGTGGGCCACACGTTTCCCACATCTCCG GATCCTCGGGACTCAGGTGGTGCATCCCAGTGATGAGGGCTTCCAGTGGTACTCTACTTCAGAGAAAGACAtcccctccagcagcagcccaTCAGCGGGCAAAGAGAGCAGTGTGAAGTCACAGGACAAAGATAAGAGTGGTACAGA GTTGAACGTGCAGGGCAGGAGAGCGGCACTGACCTCGTCCTCCTCAACCGAGTTGGATGTGGCTCCCGGCAGCTCCAGTGGCTCCAGCAGTCAGTTCAAGCCGAGGGTGATCGAAGTGGAGGGTCTGATGGAGGAATATCTGGCTTTCGATAGCAGGGACAT GGAAGACGAGTGGGAGCAGGATTGTTCAGAGTCGGGGGGGAGGCATCACTGTCTGCCCCCCGTCTCGCCGTACCGGTGTCGCCACCAAGCTGTTCTCGACCTGCTGTTTGATGACATGTGGCAGCAGCTGGTTGGCTGGATGAAAGAGCTCGTTCAACGCCACTGGGAATGCTGCACCTCAA ACGATGAGAACATTTGCGGCAACTTGAGCCCCGTGCAGCAAGACTCCCTGAACcccttcctgctgctctccacgCTGCCCACGCTGCTGCCCAAGCTCGGTCAGAGCAGGGTGCCCCCGCTCACAGCTGGACTGCAGTTCCAG AACACAAAGTCAAGGGGCACAAAGCAAAAGTCCAGACGGAAAACCAAAAAGCAGAAAAGACCTTCCGCT GCTGGACGGGTTCCAGTTGGAGCAGTGGCGACCCAGCACAACCTGAACGACCTCATCGTGATCCACAGCATCCccctgcagcagaggaacctgGGTGCGCTGGAAAGAAACCA GGAGGTAGAGGATCAGGCCTCCCACAGACCGGGCTCCAGCGCGATCCCCTCCAACAAACCTCGCCCTCGCCGAATCCTGGAGCAGAGCTCTTCCTCGCTGTCCCGCCCGGCACAGTCAGCTCGGCGCCGAAACCCTCACCCCCGGACTCTCCTGCCGCTGGTCCCCAGTCTGAGTCAGTCCTGCACAGCGGGATCCATGGATGAGGTCATCCGTGGGACACGTCT AACCACAGCCAGTGACCGGCTGACGTCTCCACTGTTGCCTCTGAGCAGAAACACTCTCCTTCCCCCCATCAGCACCGGAGACCCAGATTCATCTCACTCAGGGCTGCAGTCCAAACCGGCACAG CATCAGAAAGGCACATCCAGCCGCGCACACAGTGCGATAAATGACGAAGCAGGCAGTTCAATGCCGAGGGATCGTCACCACCTATTGGACGTCTTCTCTCGCCCCAACACTACTCACACATACAGG TCGGACACTCCGTACCGTCGCTCCTTCACCGTGTTAGACAACATCGGGCAGGGGCGGACAGGCAGAGCCTCAGTGGCCACAG ATTCTCTTGGAATTGGCGTGACCGGCGTCAGTCTTGgcatcagcagctcctctttcctGGACTCGTTTTCCCACCATCACATGGGGCACTCGCCCATCAAAGATGAAGAGGAGCCAGACCCACAAGCCCCTGTCCCAG CGCCACTGGTGCCTTTGTCAGTCCCACCTCGGTCGTACACCCGGGGAGGCCTCTCATCCAGAGCCAGCAGACATGGCTTGTAG